In one window of Posidoniimonas corsicana DNA:
- a CDS encoding DUF1559 family PulG-like putative transporter, whose amino-acid sequence MRFSLTTLLWLFALLASALVAFDGWGLLAAAAVAVFWVCLHRNPSGTATGCVWVAIGAFIMLLLLPAVNESRSYSRTGHCMNNIRQVGLALEYYDTQHGALPPASMQNHAGLPLHSWRSLVLHNIERADLFDALRWEEPWDSANNKQAASSPVDLYTCPSHSTYSTQPETNYFVVTGPGTLWPPEGPRSLSDIRDGAENTVMLIEGDTAIPWAKPADLTVTEAVALLTSPDNPPAVAGHVSDPGYFYLPATVRHVVMADGRVLGIECPISRELAIALLTVDGGEEVDFNEINRHVEPRLDWRRCGGLAFFVLASLAPALSPTRRWLKGELAHALRGGTG is encoded by the coding sequence ATGAGATTCAGCCTCACTACCCTGCTCTGGTTGTTCGCGCTGCTCGCTTCCGCGCTGGTGGCGTTTGATGGCTGGGGACTGCTGGCTGCGGCGGCGGTGGCCGTCTTTTGGGTGTGCCTGCACCGCAATCCAAGTGGAACAGCGACTGGCTGCGTCTGGGTGGCGATAGGAGCATTCATCATGCTGCTGTTGCTTCCCGCGGTGAACGAATCACGCTCGTACAGCCGTACTGGGCACTGCATGAACAACATCCGACAAGTCGGGCTCGCGCTGGAGTACTACGATACCCAGCATGGCGCCCTCCCTCCCGCAAGCATGCAGAATCACGCTGGCCTGCCGCTGCACAGTTGGCGATCACTAGTCCTGCACAACATCGAACGAGCCGACCTGTTTGACGCACTCCGATGGGAGGAGCCCTGGGATAGCGCGAACAACAAGCAAGCTGCCTCCTCCCCCGTCGACCTCTACACGTGCCCATCACACTCGACCTACTCCACACAGCCTGAAACGAACTACTTCGTCGTAACCGGACCGGGAACGCTGTGGCCACCAGAGGGCCCGCGGTCGCTGTCCGACATCCGGGACGGCGCCGAGAACACCGTGATGCTGATCGAGGGCGACACCGCTATCCCCTGGGCCAAGCCCGCTGACCTCACGGTGACCGAAGCCGTGGCGCTGCTCACCTCGCCCGACAATCCACCCGCAGTGGCGGGCCACGTGTCCGACCCGGGCTACTTCTACCTGCCCGCTACGGTGCGGCACGTCGTGATGGCGGACGGTCGCGTCTTGGGCATCGAGTGCCCTATCAGCCGCGAGCTGGCCATCGCCCTCCTCACGGTCGACGGCGGAGAGGAAGTCGACTTCAACGAGATCAATCGCCACGTCGAGCCGCGGCTCGACTGGCGCCGCTGCGGCGGCCTGGCTTTCTTCGTGCTGGCCTCACTCGCGCCCGCGTTGTCGCCAACCCGCCGCTGGCTCAAAGGTGAGCTGGCCCACGCGCTGCGTGGCGGGACCGGCTGA
- a CDS encoding class I SAM-dependent methyltransferase encodes MSDDWPDYELIDFGDGRKLERFGRVVVDRPAPAAEGARKADPAAWKQADGVYTGARVGDGKWKLADGLKGSDAAVSAPIAAGSSFQMQLEFTPAGQVGLFPEQFENWRWIAEWVGRIGTGKQELRGAPTPGPSSTGGEEQLPTVLNLFGYAGGSTLAAACAGAEVTHVDASKPSVQLARQNAELSGLEEAPIRWIVEDAVRYCQREVKRGRRYDAVVLDPPSFGHGPKGEQWKLTRDLPKLLGLIAELVDGRPKFLLATCHTPGVGPAEIGAYLADGVFGACGQPANTGEHSLVTHDGRRLESGVYARWPR; translated from the coding sequence GTGAGCGACGACTGGCCTGACTACGAGTTGATCGACTTCGGCGACGGCCGCAAGCTGGAACGCTTCGGCCGCGTGGTCGTCGACCGCCCGGCGCCGGCCGCCGAGGGCGCCCGCAAGGCGGACCCGGCCGCCTGGAAGCAGGCCGACGGCGTGTACACCGGCGCCCGGGTGGGCGATGGAAAGTGGAAGCTCGCCGATGGGCTGAAGGGCTCGGACGCTGCGGTGTCGGCGCCGATCGCTGCTGGCAGTTCATTCCAGATGCAGCTGGAGTTTACGCCGGCCGGCCAGGTGGGGCTGTTCCCAGAGCAGTTTGAAAACTGGCGGTGGATCGCCGAGTGGGTGGGAAGGATAGGTACAGGGAAGCAAGAACTGCGGGGCGCCCCCACCCCCGGCCCCTCCTCCACGGGGGGAGAGGAGCAGTTGCCAACGGTGTTGAACCTGTTCGGGTACGCGGGGGGCAGCACGTTGGCCGCTGCTTGCGCGGGCGCCGAGGTGACGCACGTGGACGCTTCGAAGCCGTCGGTGCAGCTGGCAAGGCAGAACGCGGAGCTCAGCGGGCTGGAGGAAGCGCCAATCCGCTGGATCGTCGAGGACGCGGTGCGCTACTGTCAGCGCGAGGTGAAACGCGGCAGGCGGTACGACGCGGTGGTGCTCGATCCGCCGTCGTTTGGGCACGGCCCCAAGGGAGAGCAGTGGAAGCTGACCCGCGATCTGCCCAAGCTGCTGGGGCTGATCGCGGAGCTGGTTGATGGTCGGCCGAAGTTCCTGCTGGCCACCTGCCACACACCGGGCGTCGGCCCGGCCGAGATTGGCGCCTACCTGGCCGACGGGGTGTTCGGCGCCTGTGGTCAGCCAGCGAACACCGGCGAGCACTCGCTTGTCACTCACGACGGCCGACGGCTGGAGAGCGGGGTCTATGCGCGGTGGCCGCGGTAG
- a CDS encoding DUF1549 domain-containing protein translates to MFASRHARWLGVVVCAVCCRPALATPPEKLAARADRLLFEELGQSPGELAPRCDDATFLRRAYLDIVGDIPSPEHVTAFLLDPAEDKRARLVRSLLDEPQYGQNWARYWRDVILYRRLEDRSLLVAGALVPQLTEQLNRGAGWDEIADGFITAEGDIRDNGATAIIAAQDGRTEEVAAEVSRIFLGIQIQCAQCHDHPWDSWEREQFHELAAFFPRVSLRPVRSPLRRSFEVAVTDGVGRTPRRNDNNNRRGVTEHYMPDMDDPQAPGSRMRAKFFLTGAETPLGSRDSFRRGELSEWITGSPWFANAAVNRMWAELVGEPFFESIDDIGPERDPKAPEALALLSAGFADSGYDLRWLIRAVMATEAYQRECRPRRSPDATPMTANVAQRLRGDQLYNALLTSLGVEEQTEARRGGYRRPAGQRAQFNAAFGFDPSVDREAVSASIPQALAMMNTPRFNSAIRSGRNTMLGQLLANVPGDDAVVDELYLRCLSREPTPAERTAALAYNASVDNRNAAFEDLLWALVNSAEFAHRR, encoded by the coding sequence ATGTTTGCTAGCCGGCATGCCAGGTGGTTGGGCGTCGTGGTCTGCGCAGTGTGCTGCCGGCCCGCACTCGCCACGCCGCCAGAGAAGCTGGCCGCCCGTGCCGACCGGCTGCTGTTTGAGGAGCTGGGGCAGTCGCCCGGAGAGCTCGCGCCGCGCTGCGACGACGCCACGTTCCTGCGCCGCGCGTACCTCGACATCGTCGGCGACATCCCCTCGCCGGAACACGTCACCGCGTTCCTGCTCGACCCGGCCGAAGACAAGCGGGCCAGGCTCGTTCGATCGCTGCTCGACGAGCCCCAGTACGGGCAGAACTGGGCCCGCTACTGGCGCGACGTGATCCTGTACCGCCGGCTGGAGGACCGCTCGCTGCTGGTCGCCGGCGCGCTGGTGCCGCAGCTCACCGAGCAGCTGAACCGCGGCGCCGGCTGGGACGAGATCGCCGACGGGTTCATCACCGCCGAGGGCGACATCCGCGACAACGGCGCCACCGCCATCATCGCCGCCCAGGACGGCCGCACCGAGGAGGTGGCCGCGGAGGTCTCGCGGATCTTCCTCGGCATCCAGATCCAGTGCGCCCAGTGCCACGACCACCCCTGGGACAGCTGGGAACGCGAGCAGTTCCACGAGCTGGCGGCCTTCTTCCCGCGGGTGTCGCTGCGCCCGGTTCGCTCGCCGCTGCGGCGCAGCTTCGAGGTCGCGGTGACCGACGGCGTCGGCCGCACGCCGCGGCGTAACGACAACAATAACCGCCGCGGCGTTACCGAGCACTACATGCCCGACATGGACGACCCGCAGGCGCCCGGCTCGCGGATGCGGGCCAAGTTCTTCCTGACCGGCGCCGAGACCCCGCTCGGCTCGCGGGACTCCTTCCGCCGCGGCGAGCTGTCCGAATGGATCACCGGCTCCCCCTGGTTCGCCAACGCCGCCGTCAACCGGATGTGGGCGGAGCTGGTCGGCGAGCCGTTCTTCGAGTCCATCGACGACATCGGCCCCGAGCGCGACCCGAAGGCGCCGGAGGCCCTGGCGTTGCTCTCCGCCGGCTTCGCCGACAGCGGCTACGACCTCAGGTGGCTGATCCGCGCCGTGATGGCGACCGAGGCCTACCAGCGTGAGTGCCGGCCCCGCCGCTCGCCGGACGCGACCCCAATGACAGCCAATGTGGCCCAGCGGCTGCGGGGCGACCAGCTCTACAACGCGTTGCTGACGTCGCTCGGCGTGGAGGAGCAGACCGAGGCCCGCCGCGGGGGCTACCGCCGCCCCGCCGGCCAGCGTGCCCAGTTCAACGCCGCGTTCGGCTTCGACCCGAGCGTCGACCGCGAGGCGGTTTCCGCCTCGATCCCGCAGGCGCTGGCGATGATGAACACGCCGCGGTTCAACAGCGCCATCCGCTCGGGACGCAACACCATGCTGGGCCAACTGCTGGCCAACGTCCCGGGCGACGACGCCGTGGTCGACGAGCTCTACCTCCGCTGCCTGTCGCGCGAACCGACGCCCGCCGAGCGTACCGCGGCGCTCGCCTACAACGCGTCGGTCGACAACCGCAACGCCGCGTTCGAGGACCTGCTGTGGGCGCTGGTGAACTCGGCGGAGTTCGCCCACCGCCGCTAG
- a CDS encoding type II toxin-antitoxin system death-on-curing family toxin produces the protein MVHKLQLDELGGQEGVRDEGLLDSALQRPRNQWAYAQADPAMMAAVYAHGIAKNHPFIDGNKRTAGVVCDTFLALNGFLVEASNNEWYEAVLGLAAGEVSDQQFAQWLRDHLVESAR, from the coding sequence GTGGTCCACAAGCTGCAGCTCGACGAGCTCGGCGGCCAGGAGGGCGTACGGGATGAAGGGTTGTTGGACTCTGCCCTTCAGCGTCCGCGCAACCAGTGGGCCTACGCGCAGGCGGATCCAGCCATGATGGCCGCCGTCTATGCGCATGGAATTGCGAAGAACCATCCGTTCATTGACGGCAACAAACGCACCGCGGGCGTCGTGTGCGATACGTTTCTTGCTCTGAATGGATTCCTAGTGGAGGCTTCGAACAATGAATGGTACGAAGCCGTGCTGGGCCTCGCCGCGGGGGAGGTTAGCGACCAGCAGTTTGCTCAGTGGCTGAGAGATCACCTGGTCGAATCAGCGCGATGA
- a CDS encoding DUF1559 family PulG-like putative transporter, whose amino-acid sequence MGTFGPTVGLLLASGVCVLHAVRWRKLPCLEWLVVGGVVLVLLALLLPAVETARTSARRSSSMSKLKMLVLSLHNYHDTHGNFPPAFTADSQGQPLHSWRTLILPYLEEMPLYSKLNFDEPWNSSANARWLNDQELHIYRSPQRPESSIADETHYFSIVDDETLLRPGGGVSFRDIADGSSNTIALIEAAGRGVRWHEPRDLSMDEAIDLLVGESDETHEWVEPGFFISTHYRGDGLYPRNVAFADGRVRSIGYVPTRELARAALTRAGGEEIPAEIDSGEYNRTKTVVGYTVHWRRVLSTTLFVGLAVGPFLRRRNPLEATGVEEVNHEDTKQLVSRSTSHS is encoded by the coding sequence ATGGGGACGTTCGGACCGACGGTTGGGCTGCTGCTGGCCAGCGGGGTTTGTGTTCTGCATGCAGTGCGGTGGAGGAAGTTACCCTGTCTTGAGTGGCTCGTTGTCGGCGGCGTAGTGCTAGTGCTGCTTGCCCTCCTGCTCCCCGCGGTTGAGACTGCTCGCACATCAGCCCGTCGGAGTTCCAGCATGAGCAAATTGAAGATGCTGGTGCTCTCGCTGCACAACTATCACGACACCCACGGAAACTTCCCACCTGCTTTTACCGCTGACTCACAAGGGCAACCGCTGCACAGCTGGCGAACACTGATTCTTCCCTACCTGGAAGAGATGCCGCTGTACAGTAAACTCAACTTCGATGAACCCTGGAACAGCTCTGCCAACGCCAGATGGCTTAATGACCAAGAGCTCCACATCTACCGCAGTCCGCAGCGGCCAGAATCTAGCATTGCTGATGAGACGCACTACTTTTCAATCGTCGACGACGAAACGTTGCTCCGACCGGGCGGTGGCGTTAGCTTCCGTGACATTGCCGACGGATCATCGAACACAATCGCCCTCATTGAAGCCGCCGGCCGCGGCGTCCGCTGGCATGAGCCGCGCGACCTCAGCATGGACGAGGCGATCGATCTTCTAGTTGGCGAGTCCGATGAGACCCACGAGTGGGTTGAACCAGGCTTCTTCATCTCCACCCACTACCGGGGCGACGGGCTCTACCCACGAAATGTCGCGTTCGCTGATGGTCGCGTGCGTTCGATCGGCTACGTCCCCACCCGCGAACTCGCCAGGGCCGCGCTCACCCGCGCGGGCGGCGAAGAGATCCCCGCGGAAATCGACAGCGGGGAGTACAACCGCACCAAGACCGTTGTCGGCTACACAGTCCACTGGCGGCGGGTGCTGTCGACCACGCTGTTTGTGGGGCTAGCGGTCGGGCCGTTTTTGCGGCGGCGCAATCCGCTGGAAGCCACCGGCGTCGAGGAAGTGAACCACGAAGACACGAAGCAGTTGGTCTCCCGATCGACGAGCCACTCTTAG
- the nadA gene encoding quinolinate synthase NadA — MPTAAEPAYPDVKPYKSLANEELSARIDAVRAELGPRLLILGHHYQQDEVIAHADLRGDSYQLSQMAADSSDCRAIAFCGVHFMAETADILANRPEKLAERGGERVRVILPDMAAGCSMADMAAIGQIEDAWDQLSEVIDTERLIPVTYINSAASLKAFVGRHGGIVCTSSNAKAAIEWAFGRGDRVMFFPDQHLGRNTAAGMGIGNELMPVWDPYDSDLGGNTEEELENSKVILWKGHCSVHQMFKPEHVAMFREQHPGIKILVHPECPQNVFELADEYGSTGKIINTVKDAPAGTKWAIGTELHLVNRLKQEHPEQEIHFLSPVVCMCATMYRIDLAHLCWTLENLRDGNPLNTVAVDEETSKWSLVALERMLEVK; from the coding sequence ATGCCTACCGCCGCCGAACCGGCCTACCCCGACGTCAAACCGTACAAGTCGCTCGCCAACGAGGAGCTCTCCGCCCGGATCGATGCGGTCCGCGCCGAGCTGGGCCCGCGCTTATTGATTTTGGGGCACCACTACCAGCAGGACGAGGTGATCGCCCACGCCGACCTGCGGGGCGACAGCTACCAGCTCAGCCAGATGGCGGCCGACAGCAGCGATTGCCGCGCGATCGCGTTCTGCGGCGTGCACTTCATGGCCGAGACCGCCGACATCCTGGCCAACCGCCCGGAGAAGCTGGCCGAACGCGGCGGCGAGCGCGTCCGCGTGATCCTGCCCGACATGGCGGCCGGCTGCAGCATGGCTGATATGGCAGCGATCGGACAGATTGAGGACGCCTGGGACCAGCTCTCCGAGGTGATCGACACCGAGCGGCTGATCCCGGTTACCTACATCAACTCGGCCGCCAGCCTCAAGGCGTTCGTCGGCCGCCACGGCGGCATCGTCTGCACCAGCTCCAACGCCAAGGCCGCCATCGAGTGGGCCTTCGGGCGGGGCGACCGCGTGATGTTCTTCCCGGACCAGCACCTGGGCCGCAACACGGCCGCGGGCATGGGCATCGGCAACGAGCTGATGCCGGTCTGGGACCCGTACGACTCCGACCTGGGCGGCAACACCGAGGAAGAGCTCGAGAACTCCAAGGTGATCCTCTGGAAGGGCCACTGCAGCGTGCACCAGATGTTCAAGCCGGAGCACGTGGCGATGTTCCGCGAGCAGCACCCCGGCATCAAGATCCTGGTGCACCCCGAGTGCCCTCAGAACGTGTTCGAGCTGGCCGACGAGTACGGCAGCACGGGCAAGATCATTAACACGGTGAAGGACGCCCCGGCGGGGACCAAGTGGGCCATCGGCACCGAGCTGCACCTGGTCAACCGGCTGAAGCAGGAGCACCCGGAGCAGGAGATCCACTTCCTCAGCCCGGTGGTCTGCATGTGCGCGACGATGTACCGCATCGACCTGGCGCACCTCTGCTGGACCCTCGAGAACCTCCGCGATGGCAACCCGCTCAACACCGTGGCGGTCGACGAAGAAACCTCCAAGTGGAGCCTGGTGGCGCTCGAGCGGATGCTCGAAGTAAAGTAG
- a CDS encoding DUF1559 family PulG-like putative transporter, whose translation MKFSLTALLWLFALTAVGMGTFGAIGGLAVVALVVLTWVRSGWRATSGCLAFGAVGLTGFSMLAIVFSVADDALDREPCIHNNRRIMVAIHNYHDKHGALPPAWTVDADGRPLHSWRVLILPFVGEEELYQQFRLDEPWDSPHNQQLADQMPAVFRCQACEECRGAWGVPWDLPPRNCPSYHLVADPDAAFHRTSGATLAATTDRRNETIVLVESHERTKNWLEPDAYSLEEAVELLTSIDAVRHPNQTDCFWTTAYAGGRGYVSFLSGDYWNLGSMSEESARACLTAAGGEPRAGELLRIKAARAPSKHVVRWDRVALMLAFVTIALAPMWERRRSANTANEPQP comes from the coding sequence ATGAAATTCAGCCTCACCGCCCTCCTCTGGTTGTTCGCGTTGACCGCTGTCGGGATGGGGACGTTCGGCGCCATCGGTGGCCTCGCGGTTGTGGCGTTGGTCGTGCTGACCTGGGTCAGGTCCGGCTGGCGGGCGACGAGCGGCTGCCTCGCGTTCGGGGCAGTGGGTCTCACTGGGTTCTCCATGCTGGCGATCGTCTTCAGCGTGGCCGACGACGCGCTCGACCGGGAGCCTTGCATCCACAACAACCGGCGGATCATGGTGGCGATTCACAACTACCACGACAAGCACGGCGCCCTGCCGCCCGCGTGGACCGTCGACGCGGACGGGCGGCCGCTGCACAGCTGGCGGGTGCTGATCCTCCCGTTCGTCGGCGAGGAGGAGCTCTACCAGCAGTTCAGACTGGACGAGCCGTGGGACAGCCCGCACAACCAGCAACTGGCCGACCAGATGCCCGCCGTGTTTCGGTGCCAAGCCTGCGAGGAGTGCCGCGGCGCGTGGGGCGTGCCGTGGGATCTGCCGCCGCGGAATTGCCCCAGCTACCACCTGGTCGCCGATCCCGACGCCGCGTTCCACCGCACGTCCGGCGCGACCTTGGCGGCAACCACTGACCGCCGGAATGAGACCATTGTCCTCGTCGAGAGCCACGAGCGAACAAAGAACTGGCTAGAACCCGACGCTTACTCACTGGAGGAGGCGGTCGAGCTGCTCACTTCTATCGATGCGGTGCGGCACCCCAACCAGACGGACTGCTTCTGGACCACTGCCTACGCGGGCGGTCGCGGCTACGTCAGCTTTCTGAGCGGTGATTACTGGAACCTTGGATCTATGAGCGAGGAGTCCGCCCGGGCGTGCCTGACCGCGGCCGGCGGCGAACCCCGCGCCGGCGAGCTCTTGAGGATCAAAGCCGCCAGGGCGCCTAGCAAGCATGTCGTGCGTTGGGACCGCGTGGCGTTGATGCTGGCCTTCGTGACGATTGCGTTAGCACCCATGTGGGAGCGCCGCCGTTCTGCGAATACCGCGAACGAACCCCAACCCTAA
- a CDS encoding DUF1559 family PulG-like putative transporter, whose translation MVVVAVAAVLLALLLPDTRPRATQRHQCANRMRTLLLAMLAYESANGVFPPAAILGDDGAPMHGWRVMLLPYLGEQELYDRYHFNEPWNGPSNSKLANEMPAAFRCAGCERCRGLPGLPWTLPPATSPSFHLVADPKAAVHPTRGGSVAGVTDGASNTILLIESNDRSQNWLAPGGLSLSEAAELLSSRVATRHVDVVDRYWFTSAYSHGFGEVGWCDGHLSSEGPLPENIAASLLTAASGDGGANQITDYRTFAAREYSVDRWDRVVPAMLFVGLVVGPHVGRRRPAADRGQTPAA comes from the coding sequence ATGGTCGTGGTCGCCGTTGCCGCGGTGCTGCTGGCCCTCCTCCTCCCCGACACAAGGCCCCGCGCCACACAACGCCACCAATGCGCGAACAGGATGCGAACGCTCCTGCTCGCCATGCTTGCCTACGAGTCCGCCAATGGCGTGTTCCCCCCGGCAGCAATTCTGGGAGACGACGGCGCCCCAATGCATGGCTGGCGGGTGATGCTGCTTCCCTACCTGGGCGAACAAGAACTCTACGACCGGTACCACTTCAATGAACCCTGGAATGGCCCCAGCAACTCCAAGCTCGCGAACGAGATGCCGGCCGCCTTCCGCTGCGCGGGCTGCGAGCGGTGCCGTGGACTACCAGGCCTGCCGTGGACCCTGCCGCCCGCCACCAGCCCAAGCTTCCACCTGGTCGCCGACCCGAAAGCGGCTGTGCATCCCACACGGGGCGGGTCCGTGGCCGGCGTCACCGACGGCGCCTCGAACACCATCCTGCTCATCGAGTCCAACGACCGGAGTCAGAACTGGCTCGCGCCCGGCGGGTTGTCCCTCTCCGAAGCAGCCGAGCTGTTGTCATCTCGCGTCGCTACGCGACACGTCGACGTGGTGGACAGGTACTGGTTCACATCAGCCTACTCGCACGGGTTCGGCGAAGTAGGATGGTGTGACGGGCACTTGTCCTCCGAGGGACCACTCCCCGAGAACATCGCCGCCTCACTGCTCACCGCGGCCAGCGGCGACGGCGGCGCCAATCAGATCACCGACTACCGAACCTTCGCCGCGCGAGAGTACTCCGTCGACCGCTGGGATCGGGTCGTCCCGGCGATGCTGTTCGTGGGCTTAGTCGTCGGTCCCCACGTCGGGCGGCGCCGGCCCGCCGCTGACCGCGGGCAGACCCCGGCCGCCTGA
- a CDS encoding MgtC/SapB family protein: MEFDWQLAGGYLLRLAVATMAGGVIGFERERGGHWAGLRTHMVVALGSATFVLLGSSVADGDPNAGARVVQGVAAGIGFLGAGTILKLDHREKIKGLTTASSIWLAAAVGAVAGLGRYELMAVSVLMAVIVLAVLRPLSRRIGDEEDHHRSPQPPVDLK, from the coding sequence ATGGAATTCGACTGGCAGCTAGCGGGCGGGTACCTCCTGCGACTCGCCGTCGCCACGATGGCGGGCGGAGTAATTGGATTCGAGCGGGAACGCGGCGGCCACTGGGCCGGGCTCCGCACCCACATGGTCGTGGCGCTCGGCTCGGCTACCTTCGTTCTGCTGGGCAGCAGCGTGGCGGACGGCGACCCCAACGCCGGCGCCCGCGTGGTGCAGGGCGTCGCGGCCGGCATCGGGTTCCTTGGCGCCGGCACGATCCTCAAGCTCGACCACCGCGAGAAGATCAAGGGCCTCACCACCGCCAGCAGCATCTGGCTGGCCGCCGCCGTTGGTGCGGTCGCCGGGCTGGGTCGGTACGAGCTGATGGCCGTCAGCGTGCTGATGGCGGTCATCGTCCTCGCGGTGCTGCGTCCCCTCTCGCGCCGTATCGGCGACGAGGAAGATCACCATCGCTCGCCGCAGCCGCCGGTTGACCTGAAATAA
- a CDS encoding DUF1501 domain-containing protein, whose protein sequence is MPLQHQINVGLRGGRVASRRDFLRNVGAAATTAGVLSWTDRVALAASDLRRRGKRCILLWMAGGPSQFETFSPKPDHENGGATKAIGTSVSGIQIAENLPRIAQAMGDIAIIRSMASKEGSHPRASFLMHHGYLPMGGVKFPTLGANVAHQIGDASSELPSFVRIGRGGQNPGNGGFLGVDYDPLILANADRPPENSRPATDRARYQRRLGLLKNLETSFGAVEGTDVVADHRKLIEASSEMILSPKMEAFDLDLEDQRTRDEYGQGQFASGCLLARRLLDFGVTFVEVTLNGWDTHDENAQRTADLCGQFDQPMAALINDLKRTGQLNDTLVIWMGEFGRTPRINARAGRDHYPRAFNVALAGCGVRGGQVIGQTSRGGEQVTDRPVSPKDLYQTIYTALGIDPDHENMSLVGRPIRLVDDGSPVTELLG, encoded by the coding sequence ATGCCGCTGCAACATCAGATCAACGTTGGCCTGCGTGGCGGGCGTGTGGCTTCGCGCCGTGACTTCTTGCGGAACGTCGGCGCGGCCGCGACGACCGCGGGCGTGCTGAGCTGGACCGATCGGGTCGCGCTCGCCGCGTCCGATCTGCGGCGGCGCGGCAAGCGGTGCATCCTCCTCTGGATGGCCGGCGGACCCAGCCAGTTCGAAACCTTCAGCCCCAAGCCGGACCACGAGAACGGCGGCGCGACCAAGGCGATCGGCACGTCGGTCTCCGGGATCCAGATCGCGGAGAACCTGCCGCGGATCGCCCAAGCAATGGGCGACATCGCCATCATCCGGTCGATGGCCAGCAAGGAGGGCAGCCACCCCCGCGCCAGCTTCCTGATGCACCACGGCTACCTGCCGATGGGCGGCGTGAAGTTCCCCACGCTCGGCGCCAACGTGGCCCACCAGATCGGCGACGCCAGCAGCGAGCTGCCGAGCTTCGTCCGCATCGGCCGCGGCGGCCAGAACCCCGGCAACGGCGGGTTCCTCGGCGTCGACTACGACCCGCTGATACTGGCAAACGCCGACCGCCCGCCCGAGAACTCCCGCCCGGCCACCGACCGCGCCCGCTACCAACGCCGGCTTGGGTTGCTGAAGAACCTGGAAACCAGCTTCGGCGCCGTCGAGGGGACGGACGTGGTGGCCGACCACCGCAAGTTGATTGAGGCCTCCAGCGAGATGATCCTCAGCCCCAAGATGGAGGCCTTCGACCTCGACCTGGAGGACCAACGCACCCGCGACGAGTACGGCCAGGGGCAGTTCGCGTCGGGGTGCCTGCTCGCCCGGCGGCTCTTGGACTTCGGCGTCACGTTTGTCGAGGTCACGCTGAACGGCTGGGACACGCACGACGAGAACGCCCAGCGCACCGCCGACCTGTGCGGCCAGTTCGACCAGCCGATGGCGGCCCTAATCAACGACCTCAAGCGGACCGGGCAGCTCAACGACACGCTGGTTATCTGGATGGGCGAGTTCGGTCGCACGCCCCGCATCAACGCCCGCGCCGGCCGCGACCACTACCCCCGGGCGTTCAACGTGGCGCTGGCCGGCTGCGGCGTCCGCGGCGGGCAGGTCATCGGCCAGACCAGCCGCGGCGGCGAACAGGTCACCGACCGCCCCGTCAGCCCGAAGGACCTCTACCAGACGATCTACACCGCGTTGGGCATCGACCCGGACCACGAGAACATGAGCCTCGTCGGGCGGCCGATCCGCCTGGTCGACGACGGATCCCCGGTGACCGAGCTGCTCGGTTAG
- a CDS encoding AbrB/MazE/SpoVT family DNA-binding domain-containing protein, translating to MTTLRFTTIGDGLGLVLPPEVLERLQAFDGAEVQLIDTPNGALIQRVDADTAEQIEVAKEVMERRRDALRRLAE from the coding sequence ATGACTACCTTGCGATTCACTACGATTGGCGACGGACTTGGCCTGGTGCTGCCGCCTGAGGTGCTCGAACGCCTGCAAGCATTCGACGGCGCCGAGGTGCAACTTATCGACACTCCGAACGGCGCACTCATTCAGCGTGTCGATGCTGACACGGCAGAGCAGATTGAGGTTGCCAAAGAGGTGATGGAACGACGCCGCGATGCGCTGCGTCGCCTGGCGGAGTGA